A genome region from Nocardiopsis exhalans includes the following:
- the atpE gene encoding ATP synthase F0 subunit C, with amino-acid sequence MDIAAIEGSINTVGYGISVIGAGIGVGLVFGMGMQAIARQPEARGPLQTNIFLGFALIEALAILGFVLAFAIG; translated from the coding sequence ATGGACATCGCCGCTATCGAAGGCAGCATCAACACCGTCGGCTACGGCATCAGCGTCATCGGCGCCGGTATCGGTGTCGGTCTCGTGTTCGGTATGGGTATGCAGGCCATCGCCCGCCAGCCCGAGGCCCGCGGCCCGCTCCAGACCAACATCTTCCTGGGCTTCGCGCTCATCGAGGCCCTCGCCATTCTGGGCTTCGTGCTCGCGTTCGCCATCGGTTAA
- the atpF gene encoding F0F1 ATP synthase subunit B — translation MLELAADYNILRIDPVKAAFGAIALAVVYFFVARKAVPKVMKVLDERHDAIEGGIERAKHAEAEAEEIRQQYREKLEESHREYAQELEKAKEQRAAIIAEAREEAQAEAARIIESAKAQIEADRQQAVVQLRAEIGSLSTELASRIVGETLSDSTAQTRVVDRFLEELEQDESAKQAEVR, via the coding sequence TTGTTGGAGCTGGCAGCCGATTACAACATTCTGCGGATCGACCCGGTTAAGGCCGCCTTCGGTGCGATCGCGCTCGCCGTGGTCTACTTCTTTGTGGCCCGCAAGGCGGTCCCCAAGGTCATGAAGGTCCTCGACGAGCGTCACGACGCCATTGAGGGCGGCATCGAGCGGGCCAAGCACGCCGAGGCCGAGGCCGAGGAGATCCGCCAGCAGTACCGCGAGAAGCTCGAAGAGTCGCACCGCGAGTACGCACAGGAACTCGAGAAGGCCAAGGAGCAGCGCGCGGCGATCATCGCCGAGGCTCGCGAGGAGGCCCAGGCCGAGGCGGCCCGCATCATCGAGTCCGCCAAGGCGCAGATCGAGGCCGACCGCCAGCAGGCCGTCGTCCAGCTGCGCGCCGAGATCGGTTCCCTGTCCACTGAGCTCGCGAGCCGCATCGTCGGTGAGACGCTCAGCGACAGCACCGCTCAGACCCGTGTGGTGGACCGGTTCCTGGAGGAGCTGGAGCAGGACGAGAGCGCGAAGCAAGCCGAGGTGCGCTGA
- a CDS encoding F0F1 ATP synthase subunit delta — MRGISRNSLAEATRRLDENVLASADASQHAVSLGGELFEVVALLGGEHSLRRWLADPANPVEKKTGLIGQILEGKVSPSTVIVVNDVVSQPWSAPRDMVDALERLAVYATVASVEGTRLDELEDELFRFQRIVIAQPDLRAALTRDGVAASHQHSLIENLLSGKVSSATLALVSEAVTRPRGRTLEQALDNFGQLVAERAQRYIAVVRSAVPLSEAHQDRLRTLLQRKYGREIHLNTEVVPEIVGGLSIQVGDEVIDGTIAGRIAEVQRRLAS, encoded by the coding sequence ATGCGTGGTATCAGCCGTAACTCCCTGGCTGAGGCGACCCGGCGCCTGGACGAGAACGTCCTGGCGTCGGCGGACGCCTCTCAGCACGCGGTCTCGCTCGGCGGCGAACTCTTCGAGGTCGTCGCCCTGCTCGGCGGCGAGCACTCGCTGCGCCGCTGGCTCGCGGACCCGGCCAACCCGGTGGAGAAGAAGACCGGCCTGATCGGTCAGATCCTCGAGGGCAAGGTGTCGCCGTCCACGGTCATCGTGGTCAACGACGTCGTGTCCCAGCCGTGGTCGGCCCCCCGCGACATGGTGGACGCGCTGGAGCGCCTCGCGGTCTACGCGACCGTGGCCTCCGTCGAGGGCACCCGCCTGGACGAGCTCGAGGACGAACTGTTCCGCTTCCAGCGGATCGTCATCGCGCAGCCGGACCTGCGTGCGGCGCTCACCCGCGACGGCGTGGCCGCCTCGCACCAGCACTCCCTGATCGAGAACCTGCTTTCGGGCAAGGTGAGCTCCGCGACGCTGGCCCTGGTCAGCGAAGCGGTCACCCGCCCCCGGGGACGTACTCTGGAGCAGGCGCTCGACAACTTCGGGCAGCTGGTCGCCGAGCGCGCCCAGCGCTACATCGCGGTGGTGCGTAGCGCGGTTCCGCTGAGCGAGGCGCACCAGGACCGTCTTCGGACGCTCCTCCAGCGCAAGTACGGCCGCGAGATCCATCTGAACACCGAGGTCGTCCCCGAGATCGTGGGTGGACTCTCCATCCAGGTGGGCGACGAGGTCATCGACGGCACCATCGCCGGGCGCATCGCTGAGGTCCAGCGCCGTCTGGCTAGCTGA
- the atpA gene encoding F0F1 ATP synthase subunit alpha gives MAELTIRPDEIRDALQRFVQSYEPDATRAEEVGTVTYSGDGIARVGGLPSAMANELLEFEDGTLGMAQNLEIGEIGVVVLGDFTGIEEGQKVRRTGKLLSVPVSDNFLGRVVDPLGNPIDGKGEIEATETRELELQAATVMERQPVHEPLQTGIKSIDTMTPVGRGQRQLVIGDRQTGKTAIGIDAIINQKANWETGDPAKQVRCIYVAVGQKGSTIASVRGALEEAGAMEYTTIVASPASDPAGFKYLSPYTGSALGQHWMYEGKHVLIVFDDLTKQAEAYRAVSLLLRRPPGREAYPGDVFYLHSRLLERCAKLSDELGAGSMTALPIIETKAGDVSAYIPTNVISITDGQVFLNSDLFNQGQRPAIDVGVSVSRVGGAAQTKATKKVSGTLRLGLAQYRELEAFSAFGSDLDAVSKQQLERGARMMELLKQGQYSPFSMEKTVVSIWMGNTGLIDEVPVEDVRRFEADFLSYLDREHKAVLDTIRDSGKFEDDSQKTLQAAIEKFKQSFQTSAGTLLGTEAETEALAEEKVGQETIKVAKGGK, from the coding sequence ATGGCGGAGCTGACGATCCGGCCGGATGAGATCCGGGACGCGCTACAGCGCTTCGTCCAGTCGTACGAGCCTGACGCCACCCGCGCGGAAGAGGTCGGAACCGTCACCTACTCCGGTGACGGCATCGCCCGTGTCGGTGGCCTTCCCTCGGCGATGGCGAACGAGCTGCTGGAGTTCGAGGACGGCACCCTGGGCATGGCCCAGAACCTTGAGATCGGCGAGATCGGTGTCGTGGTGCTGGGTGACTTCACCGGCATCGAGGAGGGGCAGAAGGTGCGTCGCACCGGCAAGCTCCTCTCGGTCCCGGTGAGCGACAACTTCCTCGGTCGTGTGGTGGACCCCCTGGGCAACCCCATCGACGGCAAGGGTGAGATCGAGGCGACCGAGACCCGCGAACTGGAGCTCCAGGCCGCGACCGTGATGGAGCGCCAGCCGGTTCACGAGCCGCTCCAGACCGGTATCAAGTCGATCGACACCATGACCCCGGTCGGCCGCGGCCAGCGCCAGCTGGTCATCGGTGACCGGCAGACCGGTAAGACCGCGATCGGTATCGACGCGATCATCAACCAGAAGGCGAACTGGGAGACCGGTGACCCCGCGAAGCAGGTGCGCTGCATCTACGTCGCGGTCGGTCAGAAGGGCTCGACCATCGCCAGCGTGCGAGGGGCCCTCGAAGAGGCCGGCGCGATGGAGTACACCACCATCGTCGCCTCCCCGGCGTCCGACCCGGCCGGCTTCAAGTACCTCTCCCCGTACACCGGTTCGGCCCTGGGCCAGCACTGGATGTACGAGGGCAAGCACGTCCTCATCGTCTTCGACGACCTGACCAAGCAGGCCGAGGCCTACCGCGCCGTCTCCCTCCTGCTGCGCCGCCCGCCGGGCCGTGAGGCCTACCCGGGTGACGTCTTCTACCTCCACTCCCGTCTCCTGGAGCGCTGCGCGAAGCTCTCCGACGAGCTGGGTGCCGGTTCGATGACGGCCCTGCCGATCATCGAGACCAAGGCGGGCGACGTCTCGGCGTACATCCCCACCAACGTCATCTCGATCACCGACGGTCAGGTCTTCCTGAACTCGGACCTGTTCAACCAGGGCCAGCGTCCGGCGATCGACGTCGGTGTCTCCGTCTCCCGAGTCGGTGGCGCCGCGCAGACCAAGGCCACCAAGAAGGTCTCCGGCACGCTGCGTCTGGGCCTGGCCCAGTACCGCGAGCTCGAGGCGTTCTCCGCCTTCGGTTCGGACCTGGACGCCGTCTCCAAGCAGCAGCTGGAGCGCGGTGCCCGGATGATGGAGCTCCTCAAGCAGGGCCAGTACTCGCCCTTCTCCATGGAGAAGACGGTCGTCTCGATCTGGATGGGTAACACCGGCCTGATCGACGAGGTCCCGGTCGAGGACGTGCGTCGCTTCGAGGCCGACTTCCTGTCCTACCTGGACCGCGAGCACAAGGCCGTTCTCGACACCATCCGGGACAGCGGCAAGTTCGAGGACGACAGCCAGAAGACCCTGCAGGCCGCGATCGAGAAGTTCAAGCAGAGCTTCCAGACCTCGGCCGGCACCCTCCTGGGCACCGAGGCCGAGACCGAGGCGCTCGCTGAGGAGAAGGTCGGCCAGGAGACCATCAAGGTCGCCAAGGGCGGGAAGTAA
- a CDS encoding F0F1 ATP synthase subunit gamma — protein sequence MGAQLRVYRRRIRATKATAKITRAMELIAATRITKAQRAAEAAGPYAREITRAVSALASRVTDHPLLTEAENPTRAAVLVITSDKGLAGAFSTNVIKEAEALTQLLREQGKEVLTYMVGRKGAAFYKFRDRQVEESWEGFTERPTYAHAQEIGSALMERFSQDTAEGGVDEIHVISTEFVSMLTQRAGAVRALPLEVEEVEADELEESHGGQALPLYEFEPSAEEVLDQLLPQYVVNRIYASLLESAASQQASRRAAMKAATDNAEELVKNLTSLANQARQAEITNEISEIVGGADALSGSSAGSE from the coding sequence ATGGGTGCACAGCTTCGCGTCTATCGCCGGAGGATCCGTGCGACGAAGGCGACGGCGAAGATCACCCGTGCGATGGAGCTGATCGCCGCCACGCGCATCACCAAGGCGCAGCGCGCGGCCGAGGCTGCCGGTCCCTACGCACGGGAGATCACGCGGGCGGTGTCGGCCCTGGCCAGCCGGGTGACGGATCACCCGCTGCTGACCGAGGCCGAGAACCCCACCCGTGCGGCCGTCCTGGTCATCACCAGTGACAAGGGTCTGGCCGGCGCCTTCTCGACCAACGTCATCAAGGAGGCCGAGGCCCTCACCCAGCTCCTGCGGGAGCAGGGCAAGGAGGTCCTCACCTACATGGTGGGTCGCAAGGGTGCGGCGTTCTACAAGTTCCGTGACCGCCAGGTCGAGGAGTCTTGGGAAGGTTTCACCGAGCGTCCGACCTACGCGCACGCCCAGGAGATCGGCTCCGCTCTCATGGAGAGGTTCTCCCAGGACACCGCCGAGGGCGGTGTCGACGAGATCCACGTGATCTCCACGGAGTTCGTGTCGATGCTGACCCAGCGGGCCGGGGCGGTTCGCGCCCTTCCGCTGGAGGTGGAAGAGGTCGAGGCCGACGAACTCGAGGAGAGCCACGGTGGCCAGGCGCTGCCGCTCTACGAGTTCGAGCCCTCCGCGGAGGAGGTCCTGGACCAGCTGCTCCCGCAGTACGTGGTCAACCGGATCTACGCCTCCCTCCTCGAGTCCGCCGCCTCCCAGCAGGCGTCCCGTCGTGCGGCCATGAAGGCCGCGACCGACAACGCGGAAGAACTCGTCAAGAACCTGACCAGTCTGGCCAACCAGGCTCGTCAGGCCGAGATCACCAATGAGATCAGTGAGATTGTCGGCGGTGCCGATGCACTCTCTGGGTCCAGCGCGGGAAGTGAGTAA
- the atpD gene encoding F0F1 ATP synthase subunit beta: MTATVEGTAGAGTATGRIARVTGPVVDVEFPVGSLPGIYNALHTDVSIGGTEKVVTLEVAQHLGDNLVRAISLAPQDGMVRGAEVRDTGAPISVPVGDVVKGHVFNTLGESMDVPTAELGVTERWPIHRKAPAFDQLESKTEMMVTGIKVIDLLTPYVRGGKIGLFGGAGVGKTVLIQEMITRIARNFGGVSVFAGVGERTREGTDLFLEMDEMGVLPDTALVFGQMDEPPGTRLRVALSALTMAEYFRDVQGQDVLLFIDNIFRFTQAGMEVSTLLGRMPSAVGYQPNLADEMGQLQERITSTRGHSITSMQAIYVPADDYTDPAPATTFAHLDATTELSRPISQKGIYPAVDPLASTSRILDPQYVGEEHYQVAQRVKEILQRNNDLQDQIAILGMDELSEEDKIIVNRARRLERFLSQNMFVAEKFTGTPGVFVPLEETIASFKGLCDGEYDHLPEQAFLDVGNIDMVVEKAKKLQEG, encoded by the coding sequence GTGACTGCGACAGTTGAAGGTACGGCCGGCGCTGGCACCGCCACCGGCCGGATCGCCCGGGTCACCGGCCCGGTCGTCGACGTGGAGTTCCCCGTCGGCTCCCTGCCCGGCATCTACAACGCCCTGCACACCGATGTGAGCATCGGCGGCACGGAGAAGGTCGTGACCCTGGAGGTCGCCCAGCACCTGGGTGACAACCTGGTCCGCGCCATCTCCCTGGCCCCGCAGGACGGCATGGTCCGTGGCGCCGAGGTGCGCGACACCGGCGCGCCCATCAGCGTGCCCGTCGGCGACGTCGTCAAGGGCCACGTGTTCAACACCCTGGGCGAGTCCATGGACGTGCCCACGGCCGAGCTCGGTGTGACCGAGCGCTGGCCGATCCACCGCAAGGCCCCGGCCTTCGACCAGCTCGAGTCCAAGACCGAGATGATGGTCACGGGCATCAAGGTGATCGACCTCCTCACCCCGTACGTGCGCGGTGGGAAGATCGGCCTCTTCGGTGGCGCGGGTGTGGGCAAGACGGTGCTCATCCAGGAGATGATCACCCGTATCGCCCGTAACTTCGGTGGTGTGTCCGTGTTCGCCGGTGTCGGTGAGCGCACCCGTGAGGGTACGGACCTCTTCCTGGAGATGGACGAGATGGGCGTCCTCCCGGACACCGCGCTCGTCTTCGGCCAGATGGACGAGCCCCCGGGCACCCGTCTGCGCGTGGCGCTCTCGGCTCTGACGATGGCGGAGTACTTCCGTGACGTCCAGGGCCAGGACGTGCTGCTCTTCATCGACAACATCTTCCGTTTCACCCAGGCGGGTATGGAGGTCTCCACGCTGCTGGGCCGTATGCCCTCGGCCGTGGGTTACCAGCCCAACCTGGCTGACGAGATGGGTCAGCTCCAGGAGCGGATCACCTCGACGCGTGGTCACTCGATCACCTCGATGCAGGCGATCTACGTCCCCGCGGACGACTACACCGACCCGGCTCCGGCGACCACCTTCGCCCACCTGGACGCGACGACCGAGCTCTCCCGCCCGATCTCGCAGAAGGGCATCTACCCGGCGGTCGACCCGCTGGCCTCCACCTCCCGTATCCTCGACCCGCAGTACGTGGGCGAGGAGCACTACCAGGTGGCCCAGCGCGTCAAGGAGATCCTGCAGCGCAACAACGACCTGCAGGACCAGATCGCCATTCTGGGTATGGACGAGCTGTCCGAAGAGGACAAGATCATCGTCAACCGGGCCCGTCGCCTGGAGCGCTTCCTGTCCCAGAACATGTTCGTGGCGGAGAAGTTCACCGGCACCCCGGGTGTGTTCGTGCCCCTCGAGGAGACCATCGCGTCCTTCAAGGGTCTGTGCGACGGCGAGTACGACCACCTTCCCGAGCAGGCCTTCCTCGACGTCGGCAACATCGACATGGTCGTGGAGAAGGCCAAGAAGCTGCAGGAAGGCTAG
- a CDS encoding F0F1 ATP synthase subunit epsilon — protein sequence MSKKLFVEIVSPDREVWAGEGDMVIAKTVEGEMGVQPGHVPVLSLLAEDAVVRVLGARETGEIRAAAHGGFISVSGEGRISILAETAELAEDIDVDRAREALKGAGESGDSQAAARARSRLRAIGEEVA from the coding sequence GTGTCGAAGAAGCTTTTCGTCGAGATCGTCTCTCCGGACCGTGAGGTCTGGGCGGGCGAGGGCGACATGGTCATCGCGAAGACCGTCGAGGGCGAGATGGGCGTTCAGCCCGGGCACGTCCCGGTGCTGTCGCTTCTGGCCGAGGACGCGGTCGTTCGCGTTCTGGGCGCGCGTGAGACCGGAGAGATCCGGGCCGCCGCGCACGGCGGGTTCATCTCGGTTTCGGGTGAGGGTCGGATCTCCATCCTCGCCGAGACCGCGGAGCTCGCCGAGGACATCGATGTGGACCGTGCGCGCGAGGCGCTGAAGGGTGCGGGCGAGTCGGGCGACAGCCAGGCCGCGGCCCGTGCGCGCAGCCGCCTGCGTGCCATCGGCGAGGAAGTCGCCTAG
- a CDS encoding DUF2550 domain-containing protein, which produces MPWLESLWWVVIALLVTLFLVLGAGVMRRFVLLRSGGAVECYLRVRGGKGRRGSWRIGFGRYGSDAFGWFPILSLRPRPTARLSRRGLVVVGRRSPGPGDVHLPADANLPAHVTVLEIGWTAADGSDPEEATHEVAMGESALTGFLSWIESMPPGTRWEA; this is translated from the coding sequence ATGCCGTGGTTGGAGTCCTTGTGGTGGGTGGTCATCGCCCTGCTCGTCACCCTCTTTCTGGTGCTGGGCGCCGGTGTGATGCGACGGTTCGTGCTGCTGCGCAGCGGCGGTGCCGTCGAGTGTTACCTGCGTGTACGCGGGGGGAAAGGGCGTCGGGGCTCCTGGCGGATCGGCTTCGGCCGGTACGGTTCGGATGCCTTCGGCTGGTTCCCGATCCTCTCGCTCAGACCGCGGCCGACAGCGAGGCTGTCGCGCCGCGGTCTTGTCGTTGTGGGGCGCCGTTCCCCGGGTCCGGGCGACGTTCACCTGCCCGCGGACGCGAACCTGCCCGCGCACGTCACGGTCCTGGAGATCGGCTGGACGGCCGCGGACGGCAGCGACCCCGAGGAGGCGACCCACGAGGTCGCCATGGGCGAGAGCGCTCTCACCGGGTTCCTGTCCTGGATCGAGTCGATGCCCCCGGGGACCCGCTGGGAGGCCTGA
- a CDS encoding MTH1187 family thiamine-binding protein, with amino-acid sequence MSTIVAFSVSPLGSGESVAPAVARAVKVVRESGLPNETSAMFTTVEGEWDEVMDVVKRAVQAAGEGASRVSATLKVDVREGVTDGLHSKVEAVERELDSLQ; translated from the coding sequence ATGAGTACCATCGTGGCTTTCTCCGTTTCCCCGCTCGGCTCCGGCGAGTCCGTCGCCCCGGCCGTGGCCCGTGCCGTCAAGGTCGTGCGCGAGAGTGGTCTGCCCAACGAGACCTCGGCCATGTTCACCACCGTCGAGGGTGAGTGGGACGAGGTCATGGACGTGGTCAAGCGAGCTGTCCAGGCTGCGGGCGAGGGCGCGTCCAGGGTGAGTGCGACCCTGAAGGTGGATGTCCGCGAGGGCGTCACCGACGGCCTGCACAGCAAGGTGGAGGCCGTCGAGCGCGAACTCGACAGCCTCCAGTAG
- a CDS encoding cob(I)yrinic acid a,c-diamide adenosyltransferase: MTKRDTDKPVVLSKIYTRTGDAGTTALGDMSRTSKNDTRLIGYADTEEANAAIGVALALGELPEDVSALLRRVQNELFDLGADLSTPIVPDPEYPPLRVLPEYVTRLEEACDTYNADLPTLRSFILPGGSPTVALVHTARIVVRRAERAVWAAIEEHGDSVNPLTAQYLNRLSDLLFILGRYVAEDGDEILWKPGGER; the protein is encoded by the coding sequence ATGACCAAAAGGGACACGGACAAGCCGGTAGTGCTGTCGAAGATCTACACGCGCACCGGTGACGCCGGAACGACGGCGCTCGGCGACATGAGCAGGACCTCGAAGAACGACACCCGCCTCATCGGCTACGCGGACACCGAGGAGGCCAACGCCGCCATCGGTGTCGCGCTGGCCCTGGGCGAGCTCCCCGAGGACGTGAGCGCGCTGCTGCGGCGCGTCCAGAACGAACTCTTCGACCTCGGCGCGGACCTGTCCACCCCGATCGTGCCCGACCCCGAGTACCCGCCGCTGCGCGTCCTGCCGGAGTACGTCACGCGCCTGGAGGAGGCCTGCGACACCTACAACGCGGACCTGCCGACCCTGCGCAGCTTCATCCTGCCCGGCGGCTCCCCGACCGTCGCCCTCGTGCACACCGCCCGCATCGTGGTCCGCCGCGCCGAGCGCGCGGTCTGGGCCGCGATCGAGGAGCACGGGGACAGCGTCAACCCGCTCACCGCGCAGTACCTGAACCGTCTCTCCGACCTGCTGTTCATCCTGGGCCGCTACGTCGCCGAGGACGGCGACGAGATCCTGTGGAAGCCCGGCGGCGAGCGGTAG
- a CDS encoding M28 family peptidase codes for MHPSNPGNPPEKAGSSPTRRRTAVTAGLAALLMTAGALAASPAHADEVPLPDLVTAEAIEAHLANLNTIAEYNGGNRATNTPGYDVAALYVEDQLKRAGYEPYRHEYDYEAWRENSPAVLSQTTPEKIDYELGEHFETMSYSGAGSVRGNKVTAVNPEAGDSGCAAEQFADFPEGNIALIKRGSCPFGEKVQNAADAGASAALVFNNEDEVFLGTVSELSDIPAIGVSGVLGEELASLTRHLRLKIEVDSEVNVESSYSILAETPGGRADNVVVVGGHLDSVEEGPGINDNGSGSAFLLETAIQLAKQEDPNNKVRFAFWGTEESGLVGSNEYVADLTEGELDDIALYLNFDMIGSHNYGRFVLDGRMELPGSGGAPSGSGAIAKVFEDYFEDQGQVSEPGVLSGRSDYFAFMQAGVPSGGLFSGADGIKSEEQVEWYGGTAGEMFDPYYHTPEDTMENINWDSVAELSAAGAHGVEFFAESTLPVNGVLSLSAVQVDLPRKGDAWLR; via the coding sequence GTGCATCCGAGCAACCCTGGGAACCCGCCCGAGAAAGCGGGTTCTTCCCCCACCAGGCGGCGCACCGCCGTCACCGCCGGGCTCGCGGCCCTGCTGATGACCGCGGGCGCCCTGGCGGCCTCCCCGGCCCACGCCGACGAGGTCCCACTGCCCGACCTGGTGACCGCCGAGGCCATCGAGGCGCACCTGGCCAACCTCAACACCATCGCCGAGTACAACGGCGGCAACAGAGCCACCAACACCCCCGGCTACGACGTGGCCGCGCTGTACGTCGAGGACCAGCTCAAGCGGGCCGGGTACGAGCCCTACCGCCACGAGTACGACTACGAGGCCTGGCGGGAGAACTCCCCCGCGGTGCTCTCCCAGACCACCCCGGAGAAGATCGACTACGAACTCGGGGAACACTTCGAGACCATGTCCTACTCCGGGGCGGGCAGCGTCCGCGGCAACAAGGTGACCGCGGTCAACCCCGAGGCCGGGGACAGCGGCTGCGCCGCCGAACAGTTCGCCGACTTCCCCGAGGGCAACATCGCCCTGATCAAGCGCGGTAGCTGCCCCTTCGGGGAGAAGGTCCAGAACGCCGCCGACGCCGGAGCCTCGGCCGCCCTGGTCTTCAACAACGAGGACGAGGTCTTCCTCGGTACCGTGAGCGAGCTGTCCGACATCCCGGCGATCGGTGTCTCCGGGGTCCTCGGTGAGGAGCTCGCCTCGCTCACCCGCCACCTGCGCCTCAAGATCGAGGTGGACTCCGAGGTCAACGTGGAGAGCTCCTACAGCATCCTCGCCGAGACCCCCGGCGGCCGTGCCGACAACGTGGTGGTCGTGGGCGGCCACCTCGACAGCGTCGAGGAGGGCCCGGGCATCAACGACAACGGCAGCGGCTCGGCCTTCCTGCTGGAGACGGCCATCCAGCTGGCCAAGCAGGAGGACCCGAACAACAAGGTCCGCTTCGCCTTCTGGGGCACCGAGGAGTCCGGTCTGGTCGGCTCCAACGAGTACGTGGCCGATCTGACCGAGGGCGAGCTCGACGACATCGCGCTCTACCTCAACTTCGACATGATCGGCTCGCACAACTACGGCCGCTTCGTGCTCGACGGCCGGATGGAGCTGCCGGGCTCAGGCGGTGCTCCGTCCGGCTCCGGCGCGATCGCCAAGGTCTTCGAGGACTACTTCGAGGATCAGGGCCAGGTCAGCGAACCCGGCGTGCTCAGCGGCCGCAGCGACTACTTCGCCTTCATGCAGGCCGGTGTGCCCTCCGGCGGTCTGTTCAGCGGCGCCGACGGCATCAAGTCCGAGGAGCAGGTCGAGTGGTACGGCGGTACCGCGGGCGAGATGTTCGACCCGTACTACCACACACCCGAGGACACGATGGAGAACATCAACTGGGACTCGGTGGCCGAGCTGTCGGCCGCGGGCGCGCACGGCGTGGAGTTCTTCGCCGAGAGCACCCTGCCGGTCAACGGCGTGCTGAGCCTGTCCGCGGTCCAGGTGGACCTGCCCCGCAAGGGCGACGCCTGGCTCCGCTAG
- a CDS encoding DUF1707 SHOCT-like domain-containing protein, translating into MVEPMSELTPQEGGNGRMRASDADRDTVAHLLREALAEGRLDPDEHSDRLDAVYRAKTVGELVPITEDLPDTGSTPTRAPAPSDFRSPRPVYGASRIVNERPTSHSAIVVMGGADRSGNWIVPKRFISLAVMGGAEIDLREARFTERETTIWVGVVMGGLGIVVPDDIQVRVHGLPIMGGFGIDGNTPSVVDPDAPVVHIRGLAMMGGVVVEYRARKHQQQDEDD; encoded by the coding sequence ATGGTGGAACCGATGAGCGAGCTCACCCCCCAAGAAGGCGGTAACGGTCGGATGCGCGCCTCCGACGCCGACCGTGACACCGTCGCGCACCTGCTCCGGGAAGCCCTGGCCGAGGGCCGCCTGGACCCCGACGAGCACAGTGACCGGTTGGACGCGGTCTACCGCGCCAAGACCGTCGGTGAGCTCGTCCCGATCACCGAGGACCTGCCGGACACCGGCTCGACGCCCACACGTGCCCCCGCGCCCTCGGACTTCCGCTCGCCCCGCCCGGTGTACGGCGCGAGCCGGATCGTCAACGAGCGCCCCACCAGCCACAGCGCCATCGTCGTCATGGGCGGTGCCGACCGCTCCGGGAACTGGATCGTGCCCAAGCGGTTCATCTCCCTCGCGGTGATGGGCGGTGCCGAGATCGACCTGCGCGAGGCCCGGTTCACCGAGCGCGAGACCACCATCTGGGTCGGTGTGGTCATGGGCGGCCTGGGGATCGTCGTGCCCGACGACATCCAGGTGCGCGTGCACGGGCTGCCGATCATGGGCGGTTTCGGCATCGACGGGAACACCCCGAGCGTGGTGGACCCGGACGCACCGGTCGTGCACATCCGCGGTCTCGCGATGATGGGCGGGGTCGTGGTCGAGTACCGGGCGCGCAAGCACCAGCAGCAGGACGAGGACGACTAG
- a CDS encoding response regulator, which produces MIRVLLVDDHPVVREGIRGMLSAEPDLDIVGDAGSGPEAVVRVAALAPDVVLMDLRMPGGDGAEATERIRAEHPGVHVLVLTTYDTDTDILRAVEAGATGYLLKDTPRAELADAVRSAARGETVLSGRLAGKLLTGVRQRTEPEGPALSPREVEVLRLAADGLTNAAIGRALHISATTVKTHLMRVYEKLGVGDRTSAVSQAIRRGLLPEK; this is translated from the coding sequence ATGATCCGTGTCCTGCTGGTGGACGACCATCCCGTGGTCCGCGAGGGCATTCGCGGCATGCTCAGCGCCGAACCCGACCTGGACATCGTCGGTGACGCCGGTTCGGGCCCCGAGGCGGTGGTCCGGGTGGCGGCCCTGGCCCCCGACGTGGTCCTGATGGACCTGCGCATGCCCGGCGGTGACGGCGCCGAGGCCACCGAACGCATCCGCGCCGAGCACCCGGGTGTCCACGTGCTGGTCCTGACCACCTACGACACCGACACCGACATCCTGCGCGCGGTCGAGGCGGGTGCCACCGGCTACCTGCTCAAGGACACCCCGCGGGCCGAGCTGGCCGACGCGGTGCGTTCGGCGGCGCGCGGCGAGACGGTGCTCAGCGGCCGGTTGGCGGGCAAGCTGCTCACCGGAGTACGGCAGCGCACCGAGCCCGAGGGGCCCGCGCTCTCCCCGCGCGAGGTGGAGGTGCTGCGGCTGGCCGCGGACGGGCTCACGAACGCGGCGATCGGCCGGGCCCTGCACATCAGCGCGACGACGGTCAAGACGCATCTGATGCGGGTGTACGAAAAACTGGGTGTGGGTGACCGGACCTCCGCGGTCTCCCAGGCGATCCGCCGGGGACTGCTCCCGGAGAAGTAG